From Hyla sarda isolate aHylSar1 chromosome 5, aHylSar1.hap1, whole genome shotgun sequence, a single genomic window includes:
- the LOC130273289 gene encoding protein spinster homolog 1-like yields the protein MASPQDPLLKEEEEAMEDHSDMDVEKGDIPERQNLPSLSAMSTARSIITVVILAFVNLLIYANRSSVAGVLPYIQKAYDTNASLSGLLNTLFIGSYVLVAPIAGYLGDHCNKKYTVCAGVIVWLSMTLTLSFIPDGYFLLFLLTSGLVGAGEATFCTIAPSIIADLFTSDQRTRMLNVFYSVIPVGCGLGYIIGPKVTDAARGDWHWAFRVTPGLGLIAVALMILVTKELPRTTTNGKKNNKSQKFAKWATDLKKLFKNRSFMLTTMGSTAVSFIVGAIGVWGPSYLTHARTLLQEKDPCRAEPCDYHDILIFGVVTVVSGILGVVAGTEISKRYRKSNPRADPLVCGCAMMLSAPFLLLALTFGNISLVATNIFIFIGETLLSVNFTLISDIILKVVTPWRRSSALAVQMTIYHLLGDAGSPYLIGLISDTYERGYAKSPLLKYRSLEYALMTCTIMAVIGGAFFMATALYIERDEKEAEMESEPPSSSSSSLLPADEDRASD from the coding sequence atggcctctccacaagacccattgctgaaggaggaggaagaagcaatggaggaccatagtgatatggatgtagaaaagggcgatatccctgagaggcagaacctgccatctctaagcgcgatgtccaccgcacgttccatcatcaccgtagtgatcctcgcctttgttaatttgctcatttatgcaaatcgctccagcgtggcgggggtgctgccttatatacagaaagcatatgacaccaatgctagtctgtccggcttattgaatacattgttcattggaagctacgtgctggtcgcaccaattgccggatatttgggcgaccactgtaataagaaatatactgtttgtgcaggagtcatcgtttggctgagcatgacacttaccctgtcattcatccctgacgggtatttcctgctcttcctgctgacgagcggactggttggagccggagaggcgactttctgcaccatcgccccctccatcattgcagacctttttacaagtgaccagcggacccgcatgctgaacgtgttttactccgtcatacctgtaggctgcggactaggatacatcatcgggcccaaagtgactgatgcagcaaggggcgattggcactgggcatttcgggtcacccctggcctgggcctcatagctgtggctttgatgattttggtcacaaaggagcttccaagaacgactacaaacgggaagaagaacaacaaatcccagaagtttgccaaatgggcgacagatctgaaaaaactatttaaaaatcgaagcttcatgttaaccaccatgggatcgacggctgtatccttcatagtgggagctataggtgtatggggtccgtcatacctgacccacgcacgaacactcctacaagagaaggacccttgccgtgctgaaccgtgtgactatcacgacatcctaatatttggtgtggttacagtcgtttccggcattctgggagttgtagcagggacggagataagtaaaagatatcgcaaatccaacccacgggcggacccgcttgtgtgtggatgcgcgatgatgctctccgccccttttcttctgttggcattgacttttggcaacatcagcctcgttgccaccaacatcttcatcttcatcggagagacgcttctgtcagtaaatttcaccctcatatctgacattatactaaaagtagtaactccgtggaggagatcttcagccctggccgtgcagatgacaatctatcacctcctaggtgacgccggcagcccgtacctcatcggcctgatatctgacacctacgaacgaggatatgccaaatcccctcttctgaaataccgcagcctggagtatgccctcatgacctgcaccataatggcagtcatcggaggggccttcttcatggccacggcactatatatagagagggacgaaaaagaagcagagatggaatcagaacctccgtcatcctcctcctcctcactgcttcctgccgatgaggaccgcgcttcagactga